In the genome of Desulfuromonas sp. DDH964, one region contains:
- a CDS encoding universal stress protein, translating into MLNIGKKILVAVDGSPQSDKAAEEAVRLAAAAASRMKSIVYAVLVLPSMRPPSFTDFFPSPPVTERPNWEETRKRLFYVVEKVAAEQKVPLESLVVYGDAAEEILNLAEEKECDVIVIGSSGKGRMKRTLLGSVSTKVALHARCSVYIVR; encoded by the coding sequence ATGCTCAATATTGGCAAAAAGATTCTCGTCGCCGTTGATGGGTCACCACAGTCCGACAAGGCGGCCGAAGAGGCGGTCCGACTCGCCGCTGCCGCCGCCAGTCGAATGAAAAGCATAGTCTATGCCGTTTTGGTCCTGCCCAGCATGCGCCCCCCCTCTTTTACCGATTTTTTCCCGTCACCGCCGGTAACCGAACGACCCAATTGGGAAGAGACCAGGAAACGGCTCTTCTACGTGGTCGAGAAGGTCGCCGCCGAACAGAAGGTCCCGCTGGAAAGCCTCGTTGTCTATGGAGATGCTGCCGAGGAAATCCTGAACCTTGCCGAGGAGAAGGAGTGCGATGTCATCGTTATCGGCTCTTCCGGCAAGGGACGGATGAAACGAACCCTGCTCGGGAGTGTTTCCACCAAGGTTGCCCTTCACGCCCGCTGTTCAGTCTACATCGTCCGCTAG
- a CDS encoding sugar phosphate isomerase/epimerase family protein yields the protein MIKLILSAGSLYTLPLDKVFEIARDTGFEGMEVIIGYDFQYGDNLALLKDLQQILPIASLHAPFLELDGWGDKIAQVIRTTELALQAEVPLINFHPPAWMALEFRFWNWFNKVKDFQSFLGQDTVQITIENMPATGAFGLNPYLLAQTQKMIDFIDAHNLFLTFDTAHMGSSKADFLHDFHLLYNSGRMRNIHFSDYGYGREHLLPGHGVLPLTRFLNHLRETGYNASLVLELSPHEFPEEESQIREAMAEIFAYLCAETRHPAPSQAAII from the coding sequence GTGATCAAGCTGATACTGTCTGCAGGCAGTCTCTATACACTCCCCCTGGACAAGGTTTTTGAAATTGCCCGGGATACGGGGTTCGAAGGAATGGAAGTCATTATCGGCTATGATTTCCAGTACGGGGATAACCTCGCCCTGCTCAAGGACCTGCAGCAGATTCTCCCCATCGCCTCGTTACATGCCCCGTTTCTGGAACTTGACGGCTGGGGTGACAAAATCGCGCAGGTGATTCGCACCACCGAACTGGCGCTGCAGGCCGAGGTGCCGCTGATCAACTTCCATCCCCCCGCCTGGATGGCCCTTGAGTTCCGGTTTTGGAACTGGTTCAATAAAGTCAAGGACTTCCAGAGCTTTCTCGGGCAGGACACGGTCCAGATTACCATCGAAAACATGCCCGCCACCGGCGCCTTTGGTCTCAACCCCTACCTCCTCGCCCAGACCCAGAAAATGATTGACTTCATCGATGCCCACAACCTCTTCCTGACCTTCGACACCGCTCACATGGGTTCCTCGAAGGCTGACTTCCTGCACGATTTCCACCTGCTTTATAATTCCGGGCGCATGCGCAACATCCATTTTTCCGATTATGGCTACGGCCGCGAACATCTCCTGCCCGGGCATGGCGTCCTGCCATTGACCCGTTTTTTAAACCACCTGCGGGAAACCGGCTATAACGCCTCCCTGGTCCTGGAACTGTCTCCCCATGAATTTCCGGAAGAAGAGAGCCAGATTCGCGAGGCGATGGCGGAGATTTTCGCTTATCTCTGCGCGGAGACACGCCACCCGGCACCATCGCAGGCAGCGATCATCTAA
- a CDS encoding VC_2705 family sodium/solute symporter gives MSTEAFKATPALLLVLALVIFLLVGLFGSLRRQTGSSYYGIGVRSIGRIGIGAAIASNWMSAASFLGIAGIFYLKGYFAFAYVVGWTGGYVLLLILMAGQIRRFGKYTAPEFVGARYDSPLARLIAAVVAILISLIYCIAQYKGIGLVFSWIFGLDYTHSLLLGTLVVISYLVLSGILGAARNQRFQYAVLILSFLIPLMLIARKLGYNWLLPQFSYGEALQDLAATPARMETAPWAHGTPYQWLALCITLMVGTAGLPHVLSRFYTVPNVRDARWSVVWGLCFIGLLYWSAPAYATFAHLWEARNGTPPLPPDMADLVVIKAGEWAGVPIWAVGIIAVGAISAAFSTVSGLLITGAGAFSYDIYCRFLNPQATEQERMQIAKGATLVLAALVLLVAAQPLGLIAEVTAVAFALAGNTLFPVFLLGIWWDRANKQGAIAGMLTGIVITFGAMLLPTGSLLGTLFPATSSAFLGAPLVILVMIATSLATPQPPEEIRRFLAEEVHSP, from the coding sequence ATGTCCACTGAAGCCTTCAAGGCAACGCCAGCCCTGCTGCTGGTTCTGGCGCTGGTGATCTTCCTTTTGGTCGGGCTCTTCGGCAGCCTCCGCCGCCAAACCGGGTCCTCCTATTACGGTATCGGCGTCCGCTCCATCGGCCGCATCGGCATCGGCGCCGCCATTGCCTCCAACTGGATGAGTGCCGCATCCTTCCTTGGCATCGCCGGCATCTTCTACCTGAAAGGCTATTTCGCTTTTGCTTATGTGGTCGGCTGGACTGGCGGCTACGTGCTGCTGCTGATCCTGATGGCGGGTCAGATCCGCCGCTTCGGCAAATATACCGCGCCGGAATTTGTCGGCGCCCGCTACGATTCGCCGCTGGCCCGGCTGATCGCCGCGGTGGTGGCAATCCTGATCTCGCTGATCTATTGCATCGCCCAGTACAAGGGGATCGGGCTGGTCTTCTCCTGGATTTTCGGCCTCGATTATACCCATTCCCTGTTGCTCGGAACCCTGGTGGTCATTTCCTACCTGGTGCTCTCCGGGATCCTCGGCGCTGCCCGCAACCAGCGTTTTCAGTATGCGGTCCTGATACTTTCTTTCCTCATCCCGCTGATGTTGATTGCCAGGAAACTCGGTTACAACTGGCTGCTCCCCCAGTTCAGCTACGGTGAGGCCCTGCAGGACCTCGCCGCCACTCCGGCTCGGATGGAAACGGCGCCCTGGGCCCATGGCACCCCCTATCAATGGCTGGCGCTCTGCATCACCCTGATGGTCGGCACCGCCGGCCTGCCCCACGTGCTGTCCCGTTTTTATACCGTCCCCAATGTCCGTGACGCCCGCTGGAGCGTCGTCTGGGGCCTCTGCTTTATCGGCCTGCTCTACTGGAGCGCTCCGGCCTATGCGACCTTCGCCCACCTCTGGGAAGCCAGGAACGGAACCCCCCCTCTCCCTCCGGATATGGCGGACCTGGTGGTCATCAAGGCCGGCGAATGGGCGGGGGTACCGATCTGGGCCGTCGGCATTATCGCCGTCGGTGCCATCAGCGCGGCCTTTTCCACCGTCAGCGGTCTGCTGATCACCGGAGCCGGCGCCTTCTCCTACGACATCTACTGCCGTTTCCTCAATCCCCAGGCGACCGAACAGGAACGGATGCAGATCGCCAAGGGGGCGACCCTGGTACTGGCGGCGCTGGTGCTGCTCGTCGCGGCCCAGCCATTGGGGCTGATAGCGGAGGTCACCGCGGTAGCCTTCGCCCTCGCCGGCAACACCCTTTTCCCGGTCTTTCTCCTTGGCATCTGGTGGGATCGGGCCAACAAGCAGGGCGCCATCGCCGGCATGCTGACCGGCATCGTGATCACCTTCGGAGCGATGCTGCTGCCGACCGGAAGCCTGCTCGGCACCCTCTTTCCAGCAACCTCCTCCGCCTTCCTCGGCGCTCCACTGGTTATCCTCGTCATGATTGCCACCTCGTTGGCGACGCCGCAACCTCCCGAGGAAATTCGCCGCTTCCTCGCCGAGGAGGTTCATAGCCCCTGA
- a CDS encoding DUF4212 domain-containing protein, which produces MSRGSKVEAPEKDYRVNFFRPRPGFMRREVRFIWLMLAGWGLLIFGFPLYLVSAEWTADGTGPLTATTIFGFPFHYWFSGQFLILWFILLCFLFNLLVDHLIDRYRHPRAHGGGRHVH; this is translated from the coding sequence ATGTCCAGAGGGAGCAAAGTCGAGGCGCCGGAGAAAGACTACCGGGTCAATTTCTTTCGGCCCCGCCCCGGGTTCATGCGCCGGGAAGTACGCTTCATCTGGCTGATGCTGGCCGGCTGGGGGTTATTGATCTTCGGCTTCCCCCTCTACCTGGTTTCGGCGGAATGGACGGCCGACGGCACCGGCCCTTTGACCGCCACGACCATCTTCGGCTTTCCTTTCCACTACTGGTTCAGCGGCCAATTTCTCATCCTCTGGTTCATTCTCCTCTGTTTCCTGTTCAATCTCCTCGTCGACCATCTGATCGATCGCTACCGCCATCCACGCGCCCACGGGGGAGGCCGCCATGTCCACTGA